A stretch of DNA from Candidatus Methanomethylicota archaeon:
GAATATAACTGAAAACGCCTAACTTAATGGTTCCAGTAACTGGTGTTAAGTCTCCATTTTCGTCGAGCTTAAAGGCTACAGCTATTTCCCTTTTATCAACAATTTCTCTATTCCATTCCCTCGTAAATTCATCTTTCTTTACATAATCTGGGACCTCCACGATGTTACGAAATACTACCCAGTTAGTGACTTCCCTCCTACCATGCTCTATAGCTTCGAGAGTGTAAACCCCTCCCCCCTTTTCCTCTTTCCTAAATATCTTTTTCATTCCTTCAATATTTATTTCGAGTTCAGTTATGCTGTGAAGGAAAAGTAGCATGGTTGGTGTAAGACTTTCTAGCTCATCTTTGATTTGCCTATATACATCCCTGTCTATTGGTATATAAAATCCAACATTCCACTCCTTATACTCTTCCGGGATCTCTTCTAGCCATATGGGCGTAATTTGCCAGGGAACGGCTTCAGGGTTTGGCCAGTAGTTTCTATCAAATTTAAATCTGTAAGGTTTTGAGTAAATATGAGGACTTGAAGATATTAGGAAAACAGCTTTAAATCCAACACCAAGATAACCAATATACTCCCTAGGATCCTTACTAGACCTCCCCACAGAGCATATTGCTTCAACATCATCCCTTGAAAAAGGCTTACCATCATTAAATATCTTAACAAAATCTCTCTGTAAAACTATCTTAACCTTTTTCGCTTTAGCATCCTCCGCATTCTGAATAAATTCCAGTATGAAGTGACCTACACGACTAAACATCTTATTTACAACACACATAGCCCTCGTAAGTGCTTTTAAAACTCTACCTTCCTCAACAGTATAACTCCTTTGTATCTCCATTATGTGATTACGAGCCTCCTCTTCAGAAATAACACTCATACACCAAACCTACCAAAACAAACTCTACCTCAAGGAATATTTATACCTTAAAAATTTAAGAAGCTATGTCAGTGAAAATATCATCAAAAAGTCGAATATGACCATGTACTCTGACTAGTTACTTAATAGCTTGATTGTGATTAACAGCCCTATTCGTATGTGAAGCTATGAGAACCCTCTCCCCCCTCCTATACAATTCATAAGCTATTTTGGCAATTACACGAGTCTTACCAGTTCCAGGAGGTCCAATTATGAGGAGAGATTCACCATCTCCAAGTCCCAAAGCATATTCAACAGCTTCCAATTGGAATTCATCTAAGGGGTATCCACCCTTAACATCAAAAACATTTGAAGGTTTAACCTTCTGTAAACCCCTTAAACTGCCAACTTCAAATACATGTGAAACAGCCTTCTGCCCAAACTCATCCAATTCACCATCCCTAATCTTCCTTATAAGCTCAAGTTGAAGATCATAACCCACCAAAACTTCACACTCACAAATCTCCAAACTCTGTCCTTCACTGAGATCCAAAGGCTTAAATAAAGCAACAGTTATGATGCGTCCTTCACCTAAAACCACACCAAGAGGCACAATACTACCCCTATCAATGTAGCCTACAACATCACCCTCCTCAAACCTTGGAATCCCATGCTCAAACTCAATCGTAACAGTATCCCCAGCAACATCAATAAGCTCACCAACCACCTTATCCCTCTCAACCCTCCTCTTCTCCTCAGCCCTCTCCCTATACAGCAAACCCTCCATAAACTTCAAAAACATATCCTTATCAGCATAAAGCGGAACATAACCACAATACGGACACACAATAGAATTAAACCACCTACCACACCTATCACAGATGGGCATAAAATCCTCCACCTACTTATCTAATTATGATTCTCTTTTACACCTAAACTATCAAAAATATGTTAGAAACAAACTAAATAAAAGATTAATCGCACAATACTTTGAAAAGACATGTGAGGAACATTTTTTAAAAAGAGAACTTCTGGCATTTTTGTTAAATTATGCACCTTAAACTTTTCCTCATGTTCCATTAGTTTTTTATGTTATTTAAGCATAATTTATTTTTGAAGTTGGTTTTGGAGGTATTGTTTTGAGTAGATTTATTGAGTCTCCTCTCTTCCCTATTGCTGAGATTAATGATAAATCTGCATCTGAGAAGCGTGGTGGAGGTAGACCTGATTTCTGGGAGATGGTTTTCTGGTGGACTCGTAA
This window harbors:
- a CDS encoding AAA family ATPase; protein product: MPICDRCGRWFNSIVCPYCGYVPLYADKDMFLKFMEGLLYRERAEEKRRVERDKVVGELIDVAGDTVTIEFEHGIPRFEEGDVVGYIDRGSIVPLGVVLGEGRIITVALFKPLDLSEGQSLEICECEVLVGYDLQLELIRKIRDGELDEFGQKAVSHVFEVGSLRGLQKVKPSNVFDVKGGYPLDEFQLEAVEYALGLGDGESLLIIGPPGTGKTRVIAKIAYELYRRGERVLIASHTNRAVNHNQAIK